From Polynucleobacter sp. MWH-Braz-FAM2G, a single genomic window includes:
- a CDS encoding cyclic nucleotide-binding domain-containing protein: MVWVLVLLNIALAIFVNKVLGTPWGWIPTHLSMEKLPETVDLLAASQFLLFGFTLDQIFRLSIKGFNSRKKQGQIPAIVVEAGSIVIYALSGLLAFILLFDQSINTLVAASGALGLAVGYALRDIIADVVASITLQTDHLVAIGDMIEYSDNGTVICARVIEMDRRYVTLQNLDGAKFRITNNRFLGINFINLSQQERQPVREVTIPVDSQYNSDRVLDVLNSAMQFVGKAHPQFNGWHRCYVSQVQIGSVTYKIRFECNADSHLDEPKHIILKNALRFLQSSGISFDSSMVVQNVDSLHTSHFTPLLNVYPFGILRVLDELEVMDLAKKTKSLLFNPGQQVIQQGDTADSMFIIAEGSLEVTALNEKGEKITLAHLWPGDCVGEMSLLTGEPRSANVFATLNTHLIEITKEDLAPILSKNPLLVERISNLIAARLAHKQNTLTQSEQETAVEHVKTSLVSKILKFFGKV; this comes from the coding sequence ATGGTCTGGGTCTTAGTGCTTCTAAATATTGCTTTGGCAATATTTGTGAACAAGGTCCTAGGTACTCCTTGGGGTTGGATTCCGACGCACTTATCCATGGAAAAACTTCCGGAGACGGTGGATTTATTGGCTGCGAGCCAATTCCTATTGTTTGGCTTTACCCTTGATCAGATATTTAGATTGTCTATTAAGGGTTTTAATAGTCGTAAGAAGCAAGGACAAATTCCAGCAATCGTAGTTGAAGCTGGATCGATTGTCATTTATGCCTTGTCAGGTTTACTTGCATTTATTTTGTTATTTGATCAATCGATCAATACATTAGTAGCAGCATCTGGGGCTCTAGGTTTGGCTGTGGGCTATGCCCTCAGAGACATCATTGCTGACGTAGTCGCTAGCATTACATTGCAGACTGACCATTTAGTAGCCATTGGCGACATGATTGAATACTCTGATAATGGTACTGTTATATGTGCTCGAGTTATAGAGATGGATCGGCGTTATGTGACCCTGCAAAATCTCGATGGTGCCAAATTTAGAATAACCAACAATCGTTTTTTAGGGATTAATTTTATTAATCTATCCCAACAAGAGCGCCAGCCAGTTCGCGAGGTCACTATACCTGTGGATTCGCAATATAACTCAGATCGCGTGCTGGATGTACTAAATTCTGCCATGCAATTTGTTGGTAAGGCACACCCGCAATTTAATGGTTGGCATCGGTGCTACGTCTCTCAGGTGCAGATTGGTAGCGTAACTTACAAAATTCGTTTTGAATGTAACGCTGATAGTCATTTAGATGAGCCTAAGCATATCATTTTGAAAAATGCATTACGTTTTCTGCAAAGCTCAGGAATTTCTTTTGATTCTTCAATGGTTGTGCAAAATGTGGACTCACTCCATACCAGCCACTTCACACCGCTCTTAAACGTTTATCCCTTCGGAATATTGCGGGTCTTAGATGAATTAGAGGTAATGGATTTAGCGAAAAAAACCAAGTCTTTGCTTTTCAATCCTGGCCAGCAAGTAATTCAACAAGGTGATACCGCTGATAGCATGTTTATCATTGCGGAGGGCAGCCTAGAGGTGACTGCACTAAACGAGAAGGGCGAAAAGATTACTTTGGCCCATCTCTGGCCTGGCGATTGTGTTGGTGAGATGTCTTTGCTGACAGGTGAGCCTAGATCGGCTAATGTTTTCGCAACCTTAAATACACATTTAATAGAGATAACTAAAGAGGATTTGGCTCCAATCCTCTCGAAAAATCCATTATTAGTAGAGCGTATTTCGAATTTGATTGCCGCAAGATTGGCGCATAAGCAAAACACGCTGACCCAGTCAGAACAAGAAACCGCAGTGGAACATGTGAAGACTTCTTTGGTTTCTAAGATACTAAAATTCTTCGGTAAGGTTTAA
- a CDS encoding type II secretion system F family protein: protein MPDFVWKGIKNTQYLNGTITALTRDEAAFKLKEDGIIITHLDKKGWETEKKEAVQPKKISFKFSIPRKVKLDKIMIATKKMATMLRSGLAILPSLEMVRDQVDDPLLKKTISEIYQDVESGSSLSKAFGKHPDVFDSIYINLVRAGESSGSLDIFLDKLVLSIRKTIKIRKSIQSALLYPCILLAVATIVLSIMMIFVVPVFAKMFGSMGSQLPAPTLMIVNMSNFLRDPLGGGLLAATLIGSFIAFRMVLKRNIAIRRKWHALILRLPLIGDMALHSNVAQVAMVYGNLTNAGVPVIEALDITAESSKNEIIKDGIQAAKRGVFSGEPLSQLLAKIKVFPIAFSQLVSVGEQTGNMGEMLDTISAYYEEEFDTSVDKMSQMMEPIMICFLGGVIGFILVAMYLPIFKMGQIVTG, encoded by the coding sequence ATGCCAGATTTTGTTTGGAAGGGCATTAAAAATACCCAATATTTAAATGGGACCATCACCGCATTGACGCGTGATGAGGCAGCTTTCAAATTAAAAGAAGACGGTATCATCATTACCCACCTGGATAAGAAAGGGTGGGAGACTGAGAAGAAAGAGGCTGTTCAGCCAAAGAAGATCAGCTTCAAATTCAGCATTCCAAGGAAGGTTAAGCTCGACAAAATAATGATTGCCACCAAAAAAATGGCAACCATGTTGCGTTCTGGTCTGGCGATCTTGCCTTCATTGGAAATGGTCCGCGATCAGGTGGATGACCCATTACTTAAGAAAACAATTAGCGAGATCTATCAGGATGTCGAGTCTGGATCGAGCCTATCTAAGGCTTTTGGTAAGCACCCTGATGTTTTTGATTCTATTTACATCAACTTGGTTCGTGCGGGTGAGTCTAGCGGTAGTCTAGATATCTTTTTGGACAAGCTGGTCTTGAGCATTCGCAAGACGATCAAAATACGCAAAAGCATTCAATCTGCCTTGCTTTACCCATGTATTCTGTTGGCAGTAGCTACGATTGTTTTATCCATCATGATGATTTTTGTGGTTCCTGTATTCGCTAAGATGTTTGGCAGCATGGGTTCGCAATTACCGGCGCCAACACTCATGATTGTCAATATGAGTAACTTCTTGCGTGATCCTCTAGGTGGCGGCTTACTTGCTGCTACGCTCATCGGTAGTTTTATTGCATTTAGGATGGTCTTAAAACGTAATATAGCAATACGTCGAAAATGGCATGCTCTGATTTTGCGATTGCCTTTGATTGGCGATATGGCTCTGCACTCAAACGTAGCGCAAGTTGCAATGGTCTATGGAAACTTGACCAATGCAGGTGTGCCTGTAATTGAGGCCTTAGACATTACTGCTGAATCTAGCAAGAACGAGATCATCAAAGATGGTATCCAAGCGGCTAAGCGGGGCGTATTCTCCGGCGAGCCATTGTCTCAGTTACTTGCGAAAATTAAAGTGTTCCCAATTGCTTTCTCACAGTTGGTTTCTGTAGGTGAGCAGACCGGTAACATGGGTGAGATGCTAGATACGATTAGCGCTTACTATGAAGAAGAATTTGATACCTCGGTTGATAAGATGTCTCAGATGATGGAGCCAATCATGATTTGCTTCTTAGGCGGGGTGATTGGCTTTATCTTGGTTGCCATGTATTTGCCCATCTTTAAGATGGGTCAAATCGTTACCGGCTGA
- a CDS encoding lytic transglycosylase domain-containing protein — protein sequence MMGVASLKKFVLGFCVLEMLVASCSVYAGSQKYEEISLANRYELRQSLASEVGSISSFRSAKQAVDWISYQSKNLAKRIPNEETRRQWLRMVHYEATRYSLDPDLVLALIEVESGFNRFAISHVGASGLMQVMPFWKDLIGDARDSLFDVRTNLRYGCIILKHYLDIENQNLTRGLARYNGSLGEDLYPNMVTAIWQSKYRYSEEHH from the coding sequence ATGATGGGTGTCGCATCATTAAAAAAGTTTGTTTTAGGCTTTTGCGTTCTCGAAATGCTGGTTGCTTCCTGTTCAGTCTATGCGGGATCTCAAAAGTACGAAGAAATATCACTAGCCAATCGTTATGAATTAAGACAGTCTTTGGCATCTGAAGTGGGCTCTATCAGTTCTTTTCGTTCAGCCAAGCAGGCTGTAGATTGGATTAGCTATCAATCTAAAAATTTGGCTAAAAGAATCCCAAATGAAGAAACTAGGCGGCAATGGTTGCGAATGGTTCATTACGAGGCCACAAGATACAGCTTAGACCCGGATCTCGTCCTTGCATTAATTGAAGTAGAGAGCGGTTTTAATCGTTTCGCGATTTCTCATGTAGGTGCCAGTGGGCTAATGCAGGTGATGCCATTTTGGAAAGATCTGATTGGGGATGCGCGCGATTCCTTATTTGATGTCCGTACAAATCTGCGTTATGGATGCATTATCCTCAAACATTACCTAGATATAGAAAATCAAAACTTAACCAGAGGCCTAGCAAGATATAACGGTAGCCTAGGAGAGGATCTCTATCCCAATATGGTCACTGCTATTTGGCAATCAAAATATCGTTATTCCGAGGAACATCATTGA